The window GGCGCGGCGGTACTTGTGATATTTCTGCTTGGGACGCATTTTATTTGGCAGTTTTCTGGATGTTAAATACCATTGGGTGGGTTACTTTTTATTGGCATTGGAAACATATCACATTATGGCAGGGCAACGTTTcacaatttaatgaatcctccacTTATTTGATGGGATGGTTAAGAGATTACCTATGGTTAAACTCTTCACAACTTATCAATGGATATAATCCTTTTGGGATGAATAGTTTATCGGTATGGGCGTGGATGTTCTTATTTGGACATCTTGTTTGGGCTACTGGATTTATGTTCTTAATTTCCTGGCGGGGGTATTGGCAGGAATTAATTGAGACTTTAGCATGGGCTCATGAACGCACACCTTTAGCTAATTTAATTCGCTGGAGAGATAAGCCCGTGGCTCTTTCCATTGTGCAAGCAAGATTGGTTGGATTAGCTCACTTTTCCTTGGGTTATATATTCACTTATGCAGCTTTCTTGATTGCCTCAACATCAGGCAAGTTTGGTTAATTTAGTTTGTTTTTTTGTACTGTATCAGCACCTAGTTCATTACTCTTGATAGAGAGGGAGGATCCGCCTTCTtagatttctttttctatttatttttccatCTAGGATTAGAACCGTATACTTGGTAATAATAGCAACGGCACATTATGGCAAAAAAAAGTTTGATTCAGAGGGAGAAGAAGCGGCAGAAATTagaacagaaatatcatttgattcGTCAATCTTTAAAAAAAAAGATAAGAAGCAAAGTTTCTCCCTTGAGTTTGAGTGAAaaaacgaaaatgcgagaaaaattgCAATCCCTACCGCGTAATAGTGCACCTACACGCCTTCATCGACGTTGTTTTTTGACCGGAAGACCTAGAGCTAACTATCGACATTTTGGGCTATCCGGACACGTACTTCGAGAAATGGTTTATGAATGTTTGTTACCGGGTGCAACAAGATCCAGTTGGTAAGGATAAAATACCCTTTCGTATTTGTATGGATTTCTGGAATTGATAATCATAGAGGAGCCCTCTTTACCATTCTGTATAAATGGACTATTCTATTTGTATAGATATGGTAGAGGGGCGTATCCAACCCTCTTTTATCCACTAGTTACCCCTCTTTAGTTTAAGAGTATAGAGCAGTTTGGTAGCTCATAAGGCTCATAACCTTGGGGTTGCGGGTTCGATTCCCACTACCGGCTCCATACTCCTTCTTTATGATATATGCATGATATATACATCATCCATTTGTATCTGGATTTTTAGATTTCCTAAAAGAGTTTTGGTCTAACAGTTTTTTCTCGGAAGaagacaaaaaataaaagaaagaaaaaaatatgaaAGAAAAGCGTCCATTGTCTAATGGATAGGACAGAGGTCTTCTAAACCTTTGGTATAGGTTCAAATCCTATTGGACGCAATCTTATTTCTATCTATTCTTTAAATAACTATACTAaactaaaaacaaagaaaactttttTGCATGATTCAAATGAAAAATCTTTCTCAACGATTCCTATTCTACTAACAAGAGTAGACATGCAAAATAACAAGAGTAGACATGCAAAATTTATTTGTTACTGAAGAGAAAACCGTTCCAGCTGTTCCTGAATAGCTTCCTTCAAAAGGATTTCCGCTTGCTCGGTGAATGTCTTGCTAGAAGATAGAATTTATTGGAATTGAGGTTTAGTATCTTTTAGGTGTTTACGTAACTCATCCAGAAATTTCTTTACCTGTTCAATTTCTAACGAATCAAGATATCCTCTTGTTCCGGTATAAATAGTAGCTATCTGCTCTTCCACTGGGAGAGGATTTGCCTGGGATTGTTTAAGCAATTCCCTTAATCGTCGACCCCTTGCCAATTGATTCTGACTTGTTTTATCGAGAGCAGAGGCGAATTGTGCAAAGGCTTGTAACTCTGCGAATTGAGCTAGTTCCAATTTTGATTTGCCAGCTACTTGTTTCATGGCTTTAATTTGAGCCGCGGATCCTACTCTGGAAACAGAAATACCCACATTAATAGCGGGTCGAATTCCGGCATTGAATAGATCCGCAGATAAGAATATTTGTCCATCTGTAATGGAGATTACATTAGTAGGAATATAGGCGGAAACGTCTCCAGATTGAGTCTCAACTATTGGTAAAGCGGTCATACTTCCTTCGCCTAAAAGAGAATTTAATTTAGCGGCTCTTTCTAAAAGGCGTGAATGCAAATAAAAAACATCCCCTGGATAAGCCTCACGGCCGGGAGGTCTTCTTAATAGAAGGGACATTTGGCGATAAGCTTGTGCCTGTTTGGAGAGATCATCATAAATTATTAAAGTATGCCGTTCGCGGTACATAAAATACTCAGCCAGGGCTGCTCCCGTATAAGGAGCGAGGTATTGTAATGTAGCAGGTGAATCCGCCATTTCAGCTACTACAATAGTGTATTCCATGGCCCCCTCCTCATGGAAAGTAGTTACTACTTGAGCTACGGAGGATGCTCTTTGACCGATAGCTacataaacacatattacaccttGCCCTTTTTGATTTCGAATTGTATCTGTGGCTACTGCTGTTTTGCCAGTCTGTCTGTCCCCAATAATGAACTCTCGCTGACCGCGCCCTATAGGGATCATCGAATCGATAGCAATTCTAAATGTTTGAAGGGGTTCATATACAGAACGCCTGGAAATTCTACCCGGAGCAGGAGATTCAATTAAGCGAGATTCCGAAGCTACAATTTCGCCTCTCCCATCAATAGGTTTAGCCAGAGCATTTATAACACGACCCAAGTTATATACGCTCACGGGTATCTGAGCAATTCTTCCTGTTGCTTTTACAAAACTTCCCTCTTGATGCTAAACCATAGCTCTAACTGAGTCAAATTCCACAATTTCTAAGAACGATATGCTTTTTTGCATTTTCCACTGTGAAAGCTTCTCTCAATCCCTCCCTAGTCCTTTCTTTCCTGGGCACAGGCTTACCTGGTTGACCGCCCACATTCATTCATTGTTCGTTCTGTTGTGGAATCGAACCACAGAGCTAGCGCAATTGGGATTTAGAGTCCCATGCGTGAAACTAAAGAGGATTTTCAGTCCTCTGCTCTACCAGCCAGAACCTAGAAGGACACTTCACACCCGATTTGACACAGCTAGACTGGAAACACTGCTTGTCAAGAGCACAGACCCCAGTATAGAATACTTTTTTGAGTATGTTGGTAAGGTCCGGTCATCCGCTTCTGTGCTTGCACTTCTGCGTAACTAGGGGTGCAAGTCCAGTACAGCGTACTTTCATAATTGAATCAAAAGCGTCGATACATGAAAAATCTCTATATACGATATTTATGACACAGAATGTTGTTCTTTCAACATGATTCCTCAACAATTTTTTCATTGTAACTGACTCTCCGTTCTCTCCGTTCCACTTTGGTTTTCGACTAATAATTACCATGATGAATTTCTCTTACTGCTTGGTTccgcattggattttggaaacttTTGTTTAGAAAGTGGTGTCACGACCGTGGGGATCAAATGGATGGTTCAGGAAAGTCTAGTGAAGCGGCACGGTCTAATCATATAGATGACCATAGTGGTATGGTTCCATAGAAAACTACTGGAGGCCATTACCGCCACCGAAATGGTTTCCATGCTCCGTTGGATGATTTGACGATATCGCAGTATCAAGCTAGAACGGTTTCAATTTGTAGGACGGGAAAGAAACCTCATCCTTTGGTGCACACTAACCGATGAAGCTCAACCCTCTCTCGAACTGAGCTATTTCCGCTTTTTCTAACAAAAAGTTCGAGTAGTTCAGTGAAAAAACGGTCAAGCTTTCTTCCATCCTTCCTAGCTCCTCGAGCTTGCACCCGCTCGACGCCTTTTTCATTGTTCGTTCTGAGGTGGATTTGAACCACTCTCTCCGTTTGGATTTCGAGTCCAAAAGGCCCGGCGAAAGAGGATTTTCAGTCCTATGCCCGCTGCCAGCCAGAACCAATATTTCTCTGTTATATTCTGTTTTTTCTTTGTCAGCTAGCACAATTTGGATTTCGAGTCCAATGCGCTAACGCTTTCTTTAGTTTTCTTGCTCTTTCTCCGGGCTTTGACCATGTCTCCCGAACAATTTCAGTACATATGGCGCAAGACGATTCCACATATATATCGAGGTCGGAATGGGATCGGGTGTTTTCACGTCTCACCGTAGTGCCCGGTTTGTCTTGATTGGTGATTGATAAACAAGAAGGAAAATGGAAAAGTAGAAAATCTACATGTTTATACCGTTGAGGTCCTTAGTTTAGTCAAGTAGGCGAGGGCATTTCCATCGCGAAGGATTCAATCCAGCCACAGGTTCCCCTACGgctaccttgttacgacttcaccCCAGTCGAAGACCCCACCGTGGTATGCGCCAATAAGACCACCAAAGGCCTTTGTGGCACTAGTGGTACACAGAAGTCATGGGTGATCATTGGTCCGATGCTTCGGGCGAAACCAATTCCCAGGGtgtgacgggcggtgtgtacagggCCCGGGTACATATTCACCGCGGCATGCTGATCCGCGATTACTAGCGATTTCAACTTCATGTTCCCGAGTTGCAGAGAACAATCCGAACTGAGGCAATCTTTCCGGATTCGCTCCGCCTTACAGCCTTGCTTCCCATTGTCATTGCCATTGTAGCACGTGTGTGGCCCAGCCCATAAGGGCCATGCGGACTTGACGTCATCCCCACCTTCCTCCAGTATCTCACTGGCAGTCCCTCGTGAGTGCGGCACGCACCTTTTTCTTTGTTTCGGAGCGGGGCGCGTACTATTACCACTACGTACCACACCACCGGGCGGCTGGCCTTCATGCCGAGTCTTCCTCCGCCGCCAACTCGACGTCGTCGTAACCAATTTCAACCAAACCTCCATGCTCACTGGTACTTTGACGTCACTATAGGTAGGTCTCCGTGGGTCTTGGGCAAGACGACTTCGGTTCACACGTGAAAGTGCTTCGAAAGGCACCGGCTCCCAATGGTGAAATTCTTGCTGAAAGCACAGCTACGTGCTGGCACTCAATCAAGTAGTAGCGCTGGCACGTCACTCGGCTCCTCGGCTCACTTCGGTGGCAATTTCTCCTTAGGCGCATGTCTCAGCAACACAAAACGAGGGTTTCGCTCGTTATAGGACTTGACCAAACATCTCACGACACGAGCTGACGACAGCCATGCAGCACCTGTATGAAAGTCAGTACCATCCTGTTAAGGACAGGTTTTGTTGTTCATATGTCAAGGGCTGGTAAGGTTTTGCGCGTTGTATCGAATTAAACCACATGCTCCACCGCTTGTGCAGGCCCCCGTCAATTCCTTTGAGTTTCGGTCTTGCGACCGTACTCCCCAGGCGGAGTGTTTCACGCGTTAGCTGGGCCCCTGATCCGCGTAGACCAAGGGCGAACACTCATCGTTTACGGCATGGACTACCAGGGTATCTAATCCTGTTCGCTCCCCATGCTTTCGCACCCCAGCGTCGGTAGGGACCCAGAGAGCTGCCTTCGCTTTTGGCGTTCCTTCGTAGATCTACGGATTTCACCCCTACACACGAAATTCCACTCTCCTCTGTCTCACTCAAGTGAATTGGTTTCGAGAGCATTCCGCCACTTTTTGGCGACTTTCACTTTCAACCCGATTCACCGCCTACGTGCCCTTTACGCCCAGTCATTCCGAAGAACACTTGCCCCCCCCgtcttaccgcggctgctggcacggaGTTAGCCGGGGCTTCTTCCTCGAGTCCTGTCATGATCGCGCACTCGACGAAAGAGCTTTACAAGCGGCATTGCCCTTCTTCACTCACGCGATATTGCTGGATCGGGCTTTCGCCCATTGTCCAAGATTCCCCACTGCTGCCCCCCGTGGGAGTCCGGGCCGTGTCTCAGTCCCAGTGTGGCTGATCATCCGAAAAGACCAGCTAAGCATCATTGGCTTGGTCAGCCTTTACCTGACCAACTACCTAATACTACGCAGGCTCATCAAACAGCGCTTTTGAGCTTTCTTCAGGATTTGGCCCGAACTGTTCGGCAGATTCCCACGCGTTACGCACCCGTTCGCCACTTTGTTCTCAACTATTCCGATTCCAGCAAACGGAGGCCGTTAGGTCAAAGCCGTAGCGCGCGCCCTGTAGTTTTGAAGCAGGGCGAGACAACTTTAGCTAGGAGCCTCTTTTCCTTCTGCCCAGCTCCCCGAAAACAACGTTCGACTTGCATGTGTTAAGCATATAGCTAGCGTTCCTTCTGAGCCAGGATCAAACTCAGATTTTGACTATGATTGGGCCGAACAGTGGTAGAACCTGGTGAACCGGGCCTACTACTAAACATTGATTCTCTCTCCTAACCACTCTTAAATATGTGAAATACACGGAATCGATCCAAAACTACAAGCAAGGGAATCAACTCTTATTGCCGTAAAGGAAAAATAACCCCTttcctttatatatatatacaaggaaCAAGTAGCCTTCGCCACCTATTCCTGAATTAAGGGAACGCGAGAAAGATTTCTCTATGTCAATTCAAAACAAAACAAACGGACGACTGAATCCTATAAACGAAATTCTTTTGAGAAGAGCTTGCGCCTATGCTTCTATAAAAATCACCTATGTGGAACGGATGCTTCTACTTGGTCATCATAGACCAGCAAATCCATTTGAGAGCTGTCTTTCTTTGATGGTAGTGTCCTTTCTTCACGCTCACCATCTCTGCAGAGCTTAACAAGATAATCCACGCCAACAACCAAAGCCAACAAGCCTTCGCTCAGAAGCTCTTTCTTCATCTAAGCTTTTAGTAACattagctgtcatcaatagggtgGAACGCATTAACCAGTAGAAACCTTGCTTCAAGGTAGATTCTTACATGTTTGGAGTTTTGTCTGGATCCAGGTACCTCAACTATTGGCCTTACATGGCCTGACATGGGTATTCCCTCTTTCTAGTCCCACTCTTCTCCAACAGAGCTCCCTCACTGAGCGAGCATTCGGCATTCCTAGTATGCTCCACTCATTCTACGCCAAGCACCCAATCACGGGATCAGAATCACACTCTAGATCATACCTTTCACGAAAGAAAAGGACAGGCAGCCGCTGCTAAACCAAGATCTCCATCTCTTGACTCCGTCAATCAATCTTACCTTATAGGGCACAAAGGTATATTTACCATACGAGATGTGTGCACCTACTAAAGGGAATAGAAAGATCTTGGGCACAAATACTCcacttttcacgaaagacatagaTTCACCAATGATTGGTTGGACTAAATACTACATTTATTTGCTCAGAAGAAGGAAAGTTGGCTGTGAGAATGATTTCTCGTACGTAGTCTTTCCTAGGACCATTCCAACAGGATGCTCAGAGGTGGGTGGAGAAAAAGCTCAAAAGGCATACTTCCTGCGCTTTCAGAGGATCTAAATCAGTCTTCATCCTTTCGCTTTTCAAAGCCCCTCGCAATAAATATGTAAATTCGTTTCGCAGAAATTcagagattttcgatctcctcgaaAGAAAATGAGTTCGATCAGCAACACCGGTCTCCGCAGCACCAGGATAAAGACCTTCTTTTTACCCATAACCTTTCTCTGCAGCATTGGAACCAAGATCGGGCTTGGCATAGTTACGAGGTTCCCGTTCTATTTAACTAACACTAACTGAAGCTAACCGGAAGCTTTCTTCTCATGCGACTCTTGGATCGAAAAGAGGCTGCTGGACTGGACCACGGCTGAAACTGCCAGGCACGGACTAAAAGCTTTTATCAGGGATTCCCGAGTCAAACGACTACCATACATAGCATAGAGCTGGAAGCTGCACTAGTGTACAGAGAAGACTGGATGTGAACACGGGCGGACATTGGCTATGTATGGGGCACTCACTAATCACTATTAGCAGGAAACAACTAGCAGAAAGAAAGATGAACGCACTTTCACTCCTTGCTCTTCAGCACGTACTCACACGAGGGACTCTCAAATCTCTATTTCAGACCATAATCTTTCGATCCCTTTACCGAAGTGATTGATAGCAGGGCTAAAAAATCATAGGGCTTCTTCTATTTTTAGTGTGAACTCACTTCTATTCTATATCAAGATAGGGGCTTCAGTACTTGGCTGACCGCCCGGTGGAAGACCTGGTTCTACCACACAAGGGCAGCTTTCGTAGTCCAGGATTATTTTCCTCATATGTAATTTCACCTCAATGTGGAAATGTCCGATCTTATTCCAAAATATAAGGTCTTCATGAAGGTCTGTCTTGTTTCAGGAATATAGGTACCGAAGTTCAATAGCGGTAGGTACCAAGGAGAAGACGAGTCAGGGCCGATTGACAAGACTAGCTAGGCTGACCTTCCAGCCATACTCCATCCAATATCGAACGGAAGTGCTAAAGGTTTCATGTGATGCTGACCTCAATGAACCAGACCTCGAGAATTCGTTCATCCCTTCGCTCCGAGGATTGGTCGAGTACTTGGCCACATGCATGAGTAGGCCTGTTGCCGGGATGTCCCATTAAAAAGGCAGGTCCCATATTTGAAATACAAAAATAAGATCAGATAGCGCTCAAGAGGTTTTTCTCCATACGAGAAATCCTTCACTCGCAGGGAATTCAAATAGATGTGTTGAAGATCATCAAAGAAAGGAAAAAGACTGAATTCgatccatctcctcccttttcttTAAACCAAGAGCTACtcctcccttttctttttttatgtAATTTCAATACGATTTCGTTTGTGTTCATGTTTTCAATTTAGAACCCCACGGAAGTgaatagaaaaaagaaaaataccccTGTGATACGCCTTCCTTTACCTATTTCTAGATTGATTGATGTTCAATGGAGGGAAACTTGCCATTCCTTCTTTCCTTTGAAATTGTACATTTTTTTGATTCTGAACTAATTGTATCCTTTTTGTTCCCATCGAGCTTTCTTGCCTAGTGACTAAGGATTTTCACACTTGTTGTGTCTATAAAAGATTTTCTCATAAAACACTAACAGAAGTGTTAGAGGGATTCACTTTCGATAAGAATCCAAAAGCAAGTTCCCTATACTACCTTCTTTCCCTCCTCTGTTTCTGTCTTTAAGAGGCAGTGCATCCGGCAGGAATCGAACCTACTTTTTGACCCATTTTGCCTTTCTAGGTTGGTGGGCGCTTTCACCATTCAGCCATGGATGCTTTAGCGAGTGAACTAGGTTTTTATTTGAGAGCGAACTAGGTTTTTAGTGGTATTCCTTCTCGAGCTTCTATTTCTTCCGTTAAGGGAGATTCGGGAAAAGATGGAATAGGAAGACGTGTTTCCAGAACGAACAAGATACGGGTAGAGAAGGGGAAGTTAGCAAAGTTAGACAAGATTGGAATGGGCATAGGAACATGTATTGATGTACCAGATCGGCTAATGCTCCCAGGTTGATGCGATGTATTCCACCAGTTGACTGGAGACTTTATTATTGGTATATCGATCGGTCCAGCACGGATTGAAATAGGAGCCGGTTCGACAGGAAGCTTTTGAAAACGCAGTGCACCCAGGTAAATAAGGAACAAGATGAATACAGAAGTTAAACGAGCATCCCACACCCGAAAGGTACCCCACATAGGCCTTCCCCGAAACCCCCCAGTCACTAACGTAAACAAAGTAGAAAAAGCACCAATTTCTGTACCGGTTCCGGAAGAGCGAAGAAAAAGGGGATGTTTTGTTAATGGGAACAAGGAACTGTTTATAGCTGTCGCGATATAAATAACTATACTCATCCGAGCCGCAGGAACATGTACATACGAAATACGAGAATTTCCACCTTGTTGAAGATCTGGTGGTGCTACCCGAAGACTTAAATGAATAGCCATCGCTGTTAAGAACAACCGAGATCCAATGAGAATTTGCGCGTAGCTTTTTGTCTTTGACATAAAAAAATAAGGTTGTAATAACGAAACTGACATTTTATTTTCCTTGCCTTGCAAGTGGAACAAGAAAGACTATATAGTTATTTTGATTCTATAAACAATCAAAGGATTTCGCATGCTTTCCATGGAATGACGGAATTCCCCTTGCTTAGTTTTCGCTCCGCTCGTGCGTGGCACTCCTTGCTTGCGGAGCGGCATATCGGAAAAAGAAGGATTTACTTTCTATACGGGCCCGTCCCCTCTTACCCCTAACTAACAATTATGCTGCTCTCGCCTTTTTGTAATCTTATCTTTCAAAAATGCACTACTAATTTTTACGGCCTCCTTAGTCACCCTATCCACTCTCGTCCTGTTTTCGGGTTCCCTTTCAGGGGATGAGGATATTTCGATGATTTCTCCCTCCGTAGGTGGAAAACGCGTGGGTGAGTAGAGTCTGTGCTTTGCTTTTGGGGGCACCGGCAAGAAGCTTCTCGGCCACCCTACTCTGACTTGATTAGCTACTAGTAACTAGGATCGTTCAAACAGTCAGTCAGCAATGCGTACTTCTTTCCTAGTTGAGTGGATCTGCGTAGCAGAGCCCAATCTTCTACCACAAGCTCTGACCTGACTTGTTGTACTTGATTCACCCACGTAAATAGACAACTTGGATAATAAAAGTCATCCCATAAAAGAGAAGTGAGTCCGCATGTCGGCAAATGATTTGGAATTGAAACTGGCTACAGAGGAAACCGAAGCCCTAACTCCCCATTCTTTCTATCTTACATCGCCATCGAGCCCTGGCTGTAGAGTCACTGGTTTCTAATCGCAATGGATTTATGTTTTCTTTGGCTTTTCCATTCGCTTCGTTCAACCCTGATCTGGATAGATAGCTCGGCTTCTATTAGCTGAGAATGGTTTTGTCAAGGAAAGGTTTCGCTATACAACAACAATGAACTCACTTCTGATCAAATTGGATTGGATGAATCGGTAATCTTTCTCTGTCTTGTGAGAGAGAGTCACTTGCTGTATTGAGAGCGGGCGGGTGACATGCATTAAGCGAAATCAGTTGTTATGTTTTTGATCTTCTTTGCGCGAGAAGACCCTTGACTGAGGAGACGTGTTTGGCTTGGATGATGCCGCTATGCTCCTATTCACTTTCAGAGACCGCTCTGAGTTTGCCGGTTTTGCGGCAACCCTTTCACTAAGAACATTTTAGCCATTAACGAAATGCCACTATTCCACAATGCTTCTTTGATTTATGTGTAGAAGCGGTAGTAGTGAAGAAAATGGAGGGAGAAGAAAGAAAGCGATGTGACACGAGAATAGATCACATCCGACAGCCAGCCATGCCATTAGATAGATCCGCTCTGAGTCTTCTGCAGGATGAGATCCGCTTGGTCTTGTGATAGGGgcttgaggaggaagaagaggggatttctgaAAAAAAAGAATGAATCTCCTTATTTATAGGGAACAGGACGTGTGACTTCCTCAAACGAAACGAATGTGGCTTTCGTGATAAGGCAAATCCTTCGTTCGGTACAATCAACATATTGAATCTACGCTCGCTCGGCTCGGTGCTGAATGAACTCCTTCATTGATTCCGGGCTGCTCGTAGGGGGACTGTGAAAGCAAGCGTAGGAGATCAAAATGTGAGTCGAGTCCGATGGGTAAAAAGGGGAAGCAGGAAAGGGTTCTGATGTGAATTCTTCTGGTTTGTATATCTATCTCAGCCCTTGCTTGAAAACCTAAAAATTGACTTGCATCTTCCCTTATCACACTACACTTTCTCTTCCTTATTCCATTTCACTGAGCTAAGCAACACTTTTTCACGTATTCACCCGAGATATTATAGAAATTGGTCATATTGATCTGTCGTCTTGTTCTCGATAGGAACTTGCTGCTGTCTTGGTTGGTTTGAGAGCAGGCACTGTCTATATATCCAAAACCGGAGGAGAGTTTGGGTTTGGATCACAGACGATCGGAGATTTTGGATTGAGATGGATGGTTGTGCTTGAAGTTACGAGTCGGGTAATGCTAAGTTGAATCGGCTGATCCGTTTCATCCTCTTTCGGCAAAGGAAGTTGGACTTTAGTTAGCTAAAAAAAAAGTACCAGCAGCCTGTCTGTGCCCTTTGAGTCTATAGCCGCCAAATCTAAAGATTCCTTAAGTTGTCGTAcggcttctttttcttcttttgtcaaTGATCGGTGACAATGAATGCTACGAATGTTCGCTTCCACTAATGTCGTATAAGAATTGTGAGGTGCCCATACCTTCCCGGAAAGAAGAAGAGTCATTGTCGTTTCCTGACCGATATGAATGCACATATTTACCCTCGCCTCGGGAAATACCACCAGTAGAGTCTGCAG is drawn from Hordeum vulgare subsp. vulgare unplaced genomic scaffold, MorexV3_pseudomolecules_assembly, whole genome shotgun sequence and contains these coding sequences:
- the LOC123420467 gene encoding putative cytochrome c biosynthesis ccmC-like mitochondrial protein, with the protein product MSVSLLQPYFFMSKTKSYAQILIGSRLFLTAMAIHLSLRVAPPDLQQGGNSRISYVHVPAARMSIVIYIATAINSSLFPLTKHPLFLRSSGTGTEIGAFSTLFTLVTGGFRGRPMWGTFRVWDARLTSVFILFLIYLGALRFQKLPVEPAPISIRAGPIDIPIIKSPVNWWNTSHQPGSISRSGTSIHVPMPIPILSNFANFPFSTRILFVLETRLPIPSFPESPLTEEIEAREGIPLKT